From Scleropages formosus chromosome 1, fSclFor1.1, whole genome shotgun sequence, a single genomic window includes:
- the tdrd6a gene encoding tudor domain-containing 6 isoform X2 translates to MCSIPGLPTPGSSVRVLITRVNLNPLCVLVELWANFDQERKLVYQQLRREIQFPDENFQESHGSPGDLCLVKVFETWYRARVVSRNGPNYSVFLIDEGRTLSANTSTLAWGPSDFFHLPPEVEFCVLANILPLSAENRWSPTALEFLKSLCGKTVDGIVQDVLVPHRTFLLDMPSISKQMYEMGFAKKLSTERFKLYVSRSLQSFRGTADPADLMPPSLRKEPVETCSQNEKWQQFLYPELQTETVETVIITEVTNPLRIFCQLKVFSQELKKLTDQITQYYEGRSGMWKARPEHLGFPCAARGTDGKWYRSVLQQVFSSSTVVEVLHVDYGKKDFVPAENVRPLAAEFFRMPVVTYVCSLHGIIDKGVGWTAAQISYLKSLLLHRTLIAKFEYQSLSEGVHYVTLFGDENININTLFGKMERCLLQCEKSPGDFGLRERMVSSASQDSLGSEGVKSSVVPSSTLDQTRAIVAENLPVNSSQVVVVQHVNNPSEFWIQVQRYNNEFDQLMASISDLYDQSASTEGILKKLATGMSCVARSRDNVFYRAVIHEVSGKQAKVHMVDYGNTEVVDQCNLRVLPDQLRELPALALKCTLSGIKPKSGKWSHSAIIFFSKAVENKLLAVHVNSVSQDKHIVQLSDPSACGERNISKMLVSAGLAEVDLKTVSRVTEKSANLSSVPTPSIEKRETCGSPSLPTSLPNVSDARSVFREHLFLIGSSMEVNVSYIESLNDFWCQLAQNAGRLRLLMADIQNYYVGSKPQQPKEAACVARHPDNGMWYRALVIQKHVSQHVDVLFIDYGQSQKVPVQDLRPINPMFLKPKGQAFRCSLYNLIQPVNMSTFEWGSAAEAEFKNFVDSASTNMSLKCTIYAVMCDSRSVVFNVVDLETPFQSVCSMLVQKGLANRGLPKKVPLPPFRLDTYYYSTHEIKTGGEVAVKITSVKSISQFFCQLERNSKTIEELTEKVNYLCRQLQGTNCPKTFGTVCFAKYTDGYWYRGQIKSAGSTIQVYFVDYGDTLELDKADLLPIPIEAGEIMSVPVQAIECGLADLPEDVSGEVNNWFEKNVTEQSFTALVVAKEPNGKLIVELYDGTTQVNSKIKEKFSIETWRKESVSLRCHKYKKMQELLINCMHSVGKDRDQPNPKQAFEAKGKIYKCIPSVAESECHKQDFEAYWKPGVCTSESGNHNKIDGKKQENAKKCSSPGIQWKPMATLENPADQLEKQSLPSCREDQGDHQDVYGIITVPNKNKSFSKLSQLPEKSVKADQVSEVYVSHISSPSSFFVQLTEDEAEIYSIVDKLNGDLSCRTSVNVDELQEGDLVNAVFPDDGSWYRGVVQNVFRNGTVQVEFIDFGNTATVTSSSISRFDSEFLALPKLSIHCSLSGVSLSNKEHWDQEDVGNFRRIVGENGSKKLMCKFSKQLGSVWEVMLEDHGILIVELFQRLSVSVPDATPEGLQRLHSNCSHLGEHKDDISLMYKEPSISEGLSLEVYASSITGPHHFWCQYANTDELQRISEAAKEIGNAAVQMSIWAETLHPGSPCLALFAEDEQWYRAKVMKKAENALSVLFVDYGNESIVNFNKVKPVTPPLLETPPQAFLCQLDGFEPSQCSWADVALDQFACLITDRVLTVTIIKVKHVLDLETPPYHVRVECDGKVINDIMCNKKLFPHTDYLVTACSEQFSVTESTETCDSAIKPLFDGQEIVASNHKEPCVKAGFSTLDNLHSDLNVQKELCPVSESNKTAQQQLETSVRVSPVDESVTGGLISEDQVCYEYSTSSEMMGVNRKNEEPIKENHLESKVVKETSILAHTENDYLTQMDCGLEGTNHLEDEMSCLSSEILSSRQPDVPVNVEINEGLPKSENETKVSPDTVIADTVLMAVCTQVDAVVTNSFSSQASQILEEMNKFSLQRRENESDAEKMSLLDEATRHLSMEDEIMDLLGTPECEQPDGEIYEEVFHQCFDGTVDSSGARDAPLDNENSTFGTLKMSEDEPLTGTECIIWSYAHKTWCRAKIIKVFDDSVQVLLLDDDSHAIVDVQNIFKRIPEDLDQKPAAKTSLNSEFGIQQDGSEEHCVEPDGRISCSSDRQLVSTTEEVVSHRTPKLPGTSDLTKESFASPSDGQDDLPDSEVLLNKAKYHDDQHQS, encoded by the exons ATGTGTTCGATTCCTGGACTTCCAACGCCTGGTTCCAGTGTCAGGGTCCTTATCACGAGAGTAAACTTAAATCCCCTCTGTGTACTAGTAGAATTGTGGGCCAATTTTGATCAAGAAAGGAAACTGGTTTATCAGCAACTGAGAAGAGAGATTCAGTTTCCTGATGAAAATTTTCAGGAATCGCATGGGAGTCCTGGGGACCTGTGCCTGGTAAAGGTATTTGAGACTTGGTACAGAGCCCGGGTAGTCTCTCGAAATGGCCCAAATTACAGTGTGTTCCTTATTGATGAAGGCAGAACACTCAGTGCTAATACCAGTACATTGGCATGGGGTCCTAGTGACTTTTTCCATTTACCTCCTGAGGTTGAGTTCTGTGTTCTTGCCAACATTCTACCTCTGTCAGCAGAAAACAGGTGGTCTCCCACAGCACTGGAATTCCTGAAGTCCTTGTGTGGAAAAACAGTTGATGGAATTGTTCAGGATGTGTTGGTGCCTCACAGAACGTTCCTCCTTGACATGCCGTCCATATCTAAACAGATGTATGAAATGGGATTTGCTAAGAAACTCTCTACTGAAAGGTTCAAGCTCTATGTTTCAAGGTCATTGCAGTCATTCCGTGGGACTGCAGATCCTGCTGATTTGATGCCCCCTTCTTTGAGAAAGGAGCCAGTGGAAACCTGCAGTCAGAATGAGAAATGGCAGCAATTTTTGTATCCAGAGTTACAAACTGAAACAGTTGAAACTGTAATTATCACAGAGGTTACAAATCCATTGCGcattttttgtcagttaaaGGTCTTCTCCCAAGAGTTAAAGAAACTAACTGATCAGATTACACAGTATTATGAAGGAAGATCAGGAATGTGGAAGGCAAGACCAGAACACTTAGGATTCCCATGTGCTGCTAGAGGAACTGATGGAAAGTGGTATCGGTCAGTCTTGCAGCAAGTGTTTTCCTCCAGTACAGTTGTTGAAGTGCTGCATGTGGATTATGGAAAAAAGGACTTTGTACCAGCTGAGAATGTCAGACCTTTGGCTGCAGAGTTCTTCAGAATGCCTGTTGTAACGTACGTCTGCTCTCTCCATGGCATTATTGATAAAGGAGTTGGATGGACTGCTGCACAGATCAGTTACCTAAAATCCTTGCTTCTGCACCGTACCTTGATTGCTAAATTTGAGTACCAAAGCCTGTCAGAGGGTGTCCACTATGTAACACTCTTTGGggatgaaaatattaatatcaaCACACTGTTTGGCAAAATGGAAAGGTGTCTGCTTCAGTGTGAAAAGTCACCAGGGGATTTTGGTCTCAGAGAAAGAATGGTATCTAGTGCGTCTCAAGATTCTTTGGGAAGTGAAGGGGTTAAGAGTTCTGTAGTCCCTTCAAGTACTCTGGATCAGACTCGTGCAATTGTAGCAGAAAATCTTCCGGTGAATTCATCTCAGGTAGTTGTTGTACAGCATGTGAACAACCCCTCAGAATTTTGGATTCAGGTGCAGCGTTATAATAACGAATTTGACCAGCTCATGGCTAGTATCAGTGACTTGTACGATCAGTCGGCAAGCACAGAAGGAATTTTGAAAAAACTTGCAACGGGTAtgtcttgtgttgccaggtcaagGGATAATGTTTTTTATAGAGCTGTTATCCATGAAGTTTCTGGCAAGCAAGCCAAAGTGCACATGGTAGATTATGGAAATACAGAAGTGGTTGATCAGTGTAATTTAAGGGTTCTGCCTGACCAGCTCAGAGAGTTGCCAGCATTGGCACTGAAGTGTACATTGTCTGGTATTAAGCCAAAGAGTGGGAAATGGAGCCATAGtgcaattattttcttttcaaaagcagttGAAAACAAGTTACTGGCTGTGCATGTTAACTCAGTGTCTCAAGACAAACACATTGTGCAGTTAAGTGATCCTTCAGCCTGTGGTGAAAGAAATATCAGCAAGATGCTTGTCAGTGCTGGTTTGGCTGAGGTTGATCTTAAGACAGTGTCAAGAGTTACTGAGAAGTCTGCTAATTTATCAAGTGTTCCAACCCCAAGCATTGAGAAGAGAGAAACTTGTGGGTCTCCATCTTTGCCTACAAGCCTCCCCAATGTAAGTGATGCTAGATCTGTTTTCAGGGAGCATTTGTTTCTGATAGGCAGTTCTATGGAAGTAAATGTCTCATACATTGAGAGCCTAAATGACTTTTGGTGTCAGTTAGCCCAGAATGCGGGGCGCCTGAGGTTACTTATGGCGGATATTCAAAACTACTATGTGGGCAGTAAGCCGCAACAGCCTAAGGAAGCTGCATGTGTTGCTCGTCATCCGGATAATGGAATGTGGTATAGGGCACTTGTAATTCAAAAGCATGTGTCTCAGCATGTTGATGTGCTGTTCATAGATTATGGACAGAGCCAGAAAGTTCCTGTACAAGACTTGAGACCCATTAATCCAATGTTTCTGAAACCAAAAGGTCAAGCTTTTCGGTGCAGCTTGTATAACTTGATCCAGCCAGTGAACATGTCTACTTTTGAATGGGGCAGTGCAGCTGAGGCAGAGTTCAAAAACTTTGTAGATTCTGCATCTACCAACATGAGCCTGAAATGTACCATATATGCAGTCATGTGTGACTCTCGGAGTGTGGTATTTAATGTGGTGGATCTTGAGACACCTTTTCAAAGTGTTTGTAGCATGCTGGTGCAGAAGGGACTAGCTAATCGTGGACTTCCAAAAAAAGTACCTCTTCCACCTTTCAGACTGGATACGTACTATTACTCAACACATGAAATCAAAACTGGAGGAGAGGTGGCAGTAAAGATAACCAGCGTGAAATCAATAAGTCAATTTTTCTGCCAACTAGAAAGGAATTCTAAGACCATTGAAGAACTGACAGAGAAAGTGAACTATCTCTGTCGTCAGCTCCAGGGTACAAATTGTCCAAAAACCTTTGGAACAGTCTGTTTTGCAAAGTACACTGATGGATATTGGTATAGAGGCCAGATTAAGTCTGCAGGCTCCACAATCCAGGTATACTTTGTGGACTATGGTGATACGCTGGAATTGGATAAAGCTGATCTGCTTCCAATTCCAATTGAGGCAGGTGAGATAATGTCTGTTCCTGTTCAGGCTATTGAATGTGGACTTGCAGATCTTCCTGAAGATGTCTCTGGTGAGGTCAATAAttggtttgaaaaaaatgtcactgagcAGAGCTTCACAGCACTGGTTGTTGCAAAAGAGCCAAATGGAAAACTGATAGTTGAGCTCTATGATGGCACAACCCAAGTGAATTCAAAGATCAAAGAAAAGTTCTCCATTGAGacatggagaaaagaatctgtttCTCTTAGATGCCACAAGTATAAGAAGATGCAGGAATTGCTAATCAATTGCATGCATAGTGTTGGAAAGGACAGAGATCAGCCTAACCCTAAACAAGCATTTGAGGCAAAAGGGAAAATTTATAAATGCATACCTTCAGTTGCAGAAAGTGAGTGCCATAAACAAGACTTTGAGGCTTACTGGAAGCCTGGTGTGTGCACTTCAGAATCTGGAAATCATAACAAAATAGAtggcaaaaaacaagaaaatgcaaaaaaatgcagcagtCCTGGAATTCAGTGGAAACCTATGGCCACTCTTGAGAATCCTGCAGATCAGCTAGAAAAACAAAGTCTTCCATCTTGTAGagaagaccaaggagatcatCAGGATGTATATGGTATAATTACAGTccctaataaaaacaaaagcttttcaAAACTTTCACAGCTCCCGGAAAAGTCTGTCAAAGCAGATCAAGTGTCAGAAGTCTATGTTTCTCATATCAGTTCTCCTTCAAGCTTTTTTGTACAGTTAACAGAAGATGAGGCTGAAATATATTCTATTGTTGATAAACTTAATGGAGATCTGTCATGTAGAACATCAGTTAATGTAGATGAATTGCAGGAAGGTGATTTAGTAAATGCAGTGTTTCCTGATGATGGTTCCTGGTATCGTGGGGTTGTTCAAAACGTATTCAGGAACGGCACAGTTCAGGTAGAGTTCATAGACTTTGGAAATACAGCAACTGTCACCAGCTCAAGTATCTCAAGGTTTGACAGTGAGTTCTTAGCACTTCCAAAGTTAAGCATTCACTGTTCACTAAGTGGTGTTTCTTTGTCCAACAAAGAACACTGGGACCAGGAGGATGTGGGAAACTTCAGAAGAATTGTTGGAGAAAATGGAAGTAAAAAACTGATGTGCAAGTTCAGTAAACAGTTGGGTTCTGTTTGGGAGGTTATGCTGGAGGACCATGGCATTCTGATAGTTGAGCTCTTTCAGAGGCTTTCTGTTTCAGTGCCTGATGCTACACCAGAAGGCCTGCAGAGACTCCACTCAAACTGTAGTCATCTTGGTGAACATAAAGATGATATTTCATTGATGTACAAGGAACCAAGCATTTCTGAAGGACTAAGTCTTGAGGTTTATGCAAGTTCCATAACTGGTCCTCACCATTTCTGGTGTCAGTATGCAAACACAGATGAGCTCCAGAGAATCTCGGAAGCTGCCAAGGAAATTGGAAATGCAGCTGTGCAGATGTCTATCTGGGCTGAGACTTTGCACCCTGGAAGTCCATGTCTTGCTCTGTTTGCAGAAGATGAGCAGTGGTATCGTGCCAAAGtaatgaaaaaagcagaaaatgccCTTTCTGTTCTCTTTGTGGATTACGGAAATGAGTCCATTGTCAATTTTAACAAAGTAAAACCAGTAACCCCTCCTCTTTTGGAAACTCCTCCTCAGGCTTTCTTGTGTCAGCTGGATGGTTTTGAACCTTCACAGTGCTCCTGGGCTGACGTTGCTTTGGACCAGTTTGCTTGTCTTATCACAGATCGGGTTTTGACGGTGACTATAATCAAAGTAAAACATGTTTTGGATCTTGAAACTCCTCCTTATCATGTAAGGGTTGAATGTGATGGGAAGGTTATAAATGATATCATGTGCAACAAGAAACTTTTCCCACACACTGATTATCTGGTCACTGCATGCAGTGAACAGTTCTCTGTCACAGAATCCACTGAGACATGTGACAGTGCTATTAAACCATTGTTTGATGGACAGGAAATTGTAGCTAGCAATCACAAAGAACCATGTGTAAAGGCTGGTTTCTCTACCCTGGATAATTTGCATAGTGAcctaaatgtgcaaaaagaacTGTGTCCTGTGAGTGAGTCTAACAAAACTGCTCAGCAGCAACTGGAAACTTCAGTCAGAGTTTCACCAGTGGATGAGTCAGTCACTGGGGGCCTGATTTCAGAAGATCAGGTATGTTATGAATATTCAACATCAAGTGAGATGATGGGGGTTAACAGAAAGAATGAGGAGCCAATAAAAGAAAACCATCTGGAGTCTAAGGTTGTCAAAGAGACATCCATCTTGGCACATACTGAAAACGATTATTTGACCCAAATGGATTGTGGTTTGGAGGGAACAAATCACTTGGAAGATGAGATGTCTTGTCTCAGCAGTGAAATTCTGTCAAGCAGACAGCCAGATGTTCCTGTTAATGTTGAAATTAATGAAGGTCTTCccaaaagtgaaaatgagacCAAAGTTTCTCCTGATACTGTTATTGCTGACACTGTCTTGATGGCTGTGTGTACTCAAGTGGATGCAGTGGTTACCAATAGTTTTTCCAGCCAGGCTTCACAGATCTTGGAGGAAATGAACAAATTCAGCTtgcagagaagagaaaatgaGTCAGATGCAGAAAAGATGTCTCTGCTGGATGAAGCTACTCGTCATCTTTCCATGGAAGATGAAATCATGGATTTGCTGGGCACACCAGAATGCGAGCAGCCTGACGGTGAAATTTATGAAGAGGTTTTCCATCAGTGCTTCGACGGAACTGTTGACAGCTCTGGGGCACGTGACGCTCCTTTGGACAACGAAAACTCAA CTTTTGGTACACTGAAAATGTCTGAAGATGAACCTCTCACTGGAACAGAATGCATTATCTGGTCTTATGCCCATAAAACTTGGTGTAGAGCGAAGATTATAAAGGTGTTTGACGACTCTGTCCAG GTGCTTCTACTAGATGATGATAGCCATGCAATAGTGGATGTGCAGAACATCTTCAAAAGAATTCCTGAAGATCTGGATCAG AAACCAGCTGCCAAAACTAGCCTTAATTCAGAATTTGGCATCCAACAAG ATGGTTCTGAGGAACACTGCGTTGAGCCTGATGGAAGAATAAGCTGCAGCAGTGATCGACAACTGGTATCTACTACTGAGGAAGTG GTCTCCCACAGAACTCCCAAGCTTCCTGGTACATCTGATTTAACCAAGGAATCATTTG cATCCCCTTCAGATGGACAAGATGACCTTCCTGACAGTGAAGTTCTGTTAAACAAAGCCAAATACCATGATGATCAGCATCAAAGCTGA